The Fibrobacter sp. UWR4 genomic interval AAAGTGGCTGTCTGCATCCACGGCAAGGCCTTCCGGCACAATGCGCTGGATCATGAGGCCGTCTGCACCCACTTCGCCGAATTCGAACTTGATGGTTTCACCACCCTGCAGAGCCTTGATTTCGTCAGCGCTCAGGCTGTTGAGCTTTGCAGAGATGACCTTCATGTTCTTGGCGTATTCAGGGCCCTTGGCCTTGATGCCCAGGAAGTTGGGCTTTGCGGTAAGCTTCACGAGAACAGTTTCGTCTTCCAGGAACTTCATTTCGCGAACGTTCAGTTCTTCGAGGATGAGGTCCTTCATGGTTTCGGCCACTCCCTTTTCTACGGCACCGTGCGGCACCACAGTCATGGAAGCAATCGGCATACGGTTCTTTACGTTGTTCGTAGCGCGGATGGCACGACCCATTTCCACCATGCCGCGAACCATTGCGATACGCTGCACCAGAGCTTCGTCCTTCAGGGATTCGTCAGCGCTGGGGAATTCGCAGAGGTGAACGCTAACAGGTGCGTTGGCATCCACTTCGCGAACGAGAATCTGGTAGATTTCTTCGGCCAGGAGCGGGAGGAACGGAGCAAGAATCTTGCTGAAGTCCACCAGCACCTTGTACATGGTTGCGTAAGCTGCATTCTTGTCGCCATCGTTTTCAGACTTCCAGAAACGGCGGCGGCTACGACGAACGTACCAGTTGGTCAGGTCATCCACAGCGGCGATGATTGCAGGCACCACGTTGTACAAACGGTAAGCCTTCATTTCCACTTCGACCTTAGCGGCCAGATCCTGCAAGGTTGCAAGCATCCAGCGGTCCAGTTCGTTTTCGGACTTCACCACTTCACCCGGATTCCAGTTCAGCTGGCCCTTGGCGGCGTCGGCGTTGTGGTTAGAAACGAAGAAGCTAACGGCGTTCCACAGCGGGAGCATTACCTGCTTCACGATGCCCTTCACACCTTCTTCGGAGAAGCGCAGGTCTTCAGCCTTCAGTGCAGCAGAGTTAATGAGGAACAGGCGGATGGCGTCGGCGCCAGTACGTTCGATAAGTTCGTTGGGGTCCGGATAGTTCTTCTTGGACTTGGACATTTTGGAACCGTCTTCGGCCAAGATGATACCGTTCACGATCACGTTCTTGAAGGCAGGCTTCTGGAACAGAGCGTTAGAAAGAACGGTCAAGGTGTAGAACCAACCGCGGGTCTGGTCAAGGCCTTCGGCAATGAAGTCAGCCGGGAAGCTCTTTTCAACCAGTTCCTTGTTTTCAAACGGATAGTGGCGGCTAGCATAAGGCATGGAGCCAGATTCGAACCAGCAGTCAAACACTTCCGGAGTACGCTTGAATTCCTTGCCATCCTTCTTGATGACAATCTTATCTACAAAGTGCTTGTGGAGGTCTTCCAGAGTTTCGCCAGTGAGGTCAGCCAATTCCTTGATGGAGCCCACAGCGATCATTTCGCCATCGTCAGCAATCCATACAGGAATCGGGGTACCCCAGAAACGATTACGGGAAAGGTTCCAGTCGCGGGCGTTGGCAATCCACTTACCAAAGCGGCCGCTCTTGATGTGGTCGGGAACCCAGTTCACGGTCTGGTTGTTTTCGACCATCCATTCCTTCAAAGTCTTGGTGACACCTTCTGCGTTGGTGACTTCGCCATCAATCTTCAAGAACCAGGTCTTGAGGGCGCGGTACAGCAGAGGCACGCCGGTACGCCAGCAGTGGGGGTAGCTATGAACGAAGGTTTCGTGCTTGAACACGCGGCCCTGTTCCTTGAGGTAGGCGATAATGCTCTTGTCGGCTTCCTTTGCACCCAGGCCCTTCCACATGGGGACCTTGTCGGTGAATTTGCCTTCGGTATCCAGCGGGTCGAAAAGACCCAGGCCGAGAGATGCGCCCAGCTGGAAGTCTTCTTCACCGAAGGAAGGAGCGATATGCACAGCACCGGCACCGTCTTCGTCGCTAACGAAATCGGCAACATAAATTGTGTAACGCTTGGCCAGTTCTTCTGCGGTGGCGTAAGCGTCGCTAATGTGGAACAAAGCTTCGTACTTGAGGCCAGCAAGGTCAGAGCCCATGCACTTGTCCACGATGTTGGGCTGCTTGAAGTAAGCGCCAGCGCGGGTACCCATGACCCAGAACTTCTTGCCGTCCTGCTCTACGCAAACGTATTCGGCGTCAGCCTTCACTGCAATAGCGAAGTTGGAAGGAAGAGTCCAAGGAGTGGTGGTCCAAACCAGGATGTTGGAACCAGCAAACTTAGCGTCGTCGGAAACCAGCGGGAAGATAAGAGTCAAGGACGGGTCCTGACGGTCCTTATAGCCCTGGTTGGTTTCGAAGTTGGAAAGCGGAGTTGCAAGAGCCGGGCTGTACGGCTGGATGCGGTAGCCCTGATAGATGAGGCCCTTGTCGAAGCACTGCTTGAACACCCACCACACAGATTCCATGAAGTTCTTGTCCATGGTCTTGTAGCCCTTGTCGAAGTCCACCCAGCGGCCCATGCGACGAACAGTCTTGCGCCATTCACCGGTGTACTTCAGAACCTTGCTACGGCAGGTTTCGTTAAACTTATCTACGCCCAGGTTCTGGATTTCGGCAACGCCAGCCAGACCCAGTTCGTTCTGCACCAGAGATTCAATAGGCAGACCGTGGCAGTCCCAACCGAAACCGCGGGGAACCTTCTTGCCCTTCATGGTCCAGTAACGGGGAACGATATCCTTGATGGTACCAGCCAGCAAGTGACCATAGTGCGGAAGGCCAGTTGCAAACGGAGGGCCATCGTAGAAAGTATAGGGTGCAGTTTCCGGACGGCTGTCCAGAGACTTCTTAAAGCTATCATCCTTATCCCACAATCCGAGCACGCGCTCTTCGATCTGCGGGAAGGTTTCTTCC includes:
- the ileS gene encoding isoleucine--tRNA ligase, producing the protein MAKLFREVQKEETFPQIEERVLGLWDKDDSFKKSLDSRPETAPYTFYDGPPFATGLPHYGHLLAGTIKDIVPRYWTMKGKKVPRGFGWDCHGLPIESLVQNELGLAGVAEIQNLGVDKFNETCRSKVLKYTGEWRKTVRRMGRWVDFDKGYKTMDKNFMESVWWVFKQCFDKGLIYQGYRIQPYSPALATPLSNFETNQGYKDRQDPSLTLIFPLVSDDAKFAGSNILVWTTTPWTLPSNFAIAVKADAEYVCVEQDGKKFWVMGTRAGAYFKQPNIVDKCMGSDLAGLKYEALFHISDAYATAEELAKRYTIYVADFVSDEDGAGAVHIAPSFGEEDFQLGASLGLGLFDPLDTEGKFTDKVPMWKGLGAKEADKSIIAYLKEQGRVFKHETFVHSYPHCWRTGVPLLYRALKTWFLKIDGEVTNAEGVTKTLKEWMVENNQTVNWVPDHIKSGRFGKWIANARDWNLSRNRFWGTPIPVWIADDGEMIAVGSIKELADLTGETLEDLHKHFVDKIVIKKDGKEFKRTPEVFDCWFESGSMPYASRHYPFENKELVEKSFPADFIAEGLDQTRGWFYTLTVLSNALFQKPAFKNVIVNGIILAEDGSKMSKSKKNYPDPNELIERTGADAIRLFLINSAALKAEDLRFSEEGVKGIVKQVMLPLWNAVSFFVSNHNADAAKGQLNWNPGEVVKSENELDRWMLATLQDLAAKVEVEMKAYRLYNVVPAIIAAVDDLTNWYVRRSRRRFWKSENDGDKNAAYATMYKVLVDFSKILAPFLPLLAEEIYQILVREVDANAPVSVHLCEFPSADESLKDEALVQRIAMVRGMVEMGRAIRATNNVKNRMPIASMTVVPHGAVEKGVAETMKDLILEELNVREMKFLEDETVLVKLTAKPNFLGIKAKGPEYAKNMKVISAKLNSLSADEIKALQGGETIKFEFGEVGADGLMIQRIVPEGLAVDADSHFTVALDLNVTDDLRRACVARELVNRIQNRRKEQNYTITDKIEVTLFSESDMFKQAVAENEAYIAGETQATAIKWAASADGLEANDADGEAFAFTTVKA